A section of the Phaseolus vulgaris cultivar G19833 chromosome 8, P. vulgaris v2.0, whole genome shotgun sequence genome encodes:
- the LOC137825931 gene encoding uncharacterized protein, with the protein MAHSMIRKFVKPASFNIMAALSAPLIRRRLATVAAEDKEPAQSSSSSFTFSSEGDKVYVKGPSGKWKSSSVTMPMSFMTGSIVGKRFYKEVNTRGADDGNGWTVMLDYRTLKTPSKRPLKLPTLPLAKAIAAEWEYQLMDGIRPFTMPLMRLACTALERVPLTRNKIIENLMKKFNQDLVFCRAPEDNELTSDVHDRQVEKIDPLLQWVETEFGFKPVVYSSFFGGKQEDGLVTAIENLLKKTDDCELATIDAIAASAHSLIIAIGMVQGKLQIEEAIELIRLEEDSQVDRWGLVEGGHDVDIADLRVQISSAIVFLSLSRSV; encoded by the exons atggCTCATTCGATGATACGAAAATTCGTAAAACCAGCGAGCTTCAATATCATGGCGGCACTCTCGGCCCCCCTGATTCGGCGGCGGCTGGCGACGGTGGCAGCGGAGGACAAGGAACCTGCGCAGTCGTCATCATCGTCGTTCACATTCTCTTCGGAGGGGGACAAGGTGTACGTGAAGGGGCCATCGGGAAAATGGAAGTCGTCGTCGGTGACGATGCCGATGTCGTTCATGACGGGGTCGATAGTGGGAAAGCGGTTTTACAAGGAGGTGAATACTCGGGGAGCCGATGACGGGAACGGGTGGACGGTGATGCTCGATTACAGAACCCTAAAGACACCTTCAAAGAGACCCCTCAAACTTCCCACTCTTCCTCTTGCCAAAGCCATTGCTGCTGAATGGGAATACCAG CTAATGGATGGCATAAGACCCTTCACAATGCCTCTTATGAGACTTGCTTGCACTGCCCTGGAAAGAGTTCCCCTCACAAGGAACAAAATTATTGAGAATttgatgaagaaatttaatcaaGATTTAGTATTCTGTCGTGCACCTGAGGACAATGAGCTGACAAGCGATGTGCATG ATCGTCAGGTGGAGAAAATTGATCCATTGCTTCAGTGGGTGGAGACAGAATTTGGCTTTAAGCCTGTTGTTTACTCCAGCTTTTTTGGTGGAAAGCAGGAAGATGGTCTTGTAACGGCTATTGAGAACCTTCTAAAGAAAACAGATGATTGCGAATTGGCAACAATTGATGCTATTGCAGCATCAGCACATTCATTAATTATTGCTATTGGAATGGTGCAAGGGAAATTGCAAATCGAGGAAGCTATTGAACTTATTCGACTTGAAGAAGATTCTCAG GTGGACAGGTGGGGCCTCGTAGAAGGTGGCCATGATGTGGATATTGCTGATCTAAGAGTGCAGATTTCATCAGCAATTGTATTTCTTAGCTTGTCAAGAAGCGTATAG